The Kineothrix sp. MB12-C1 genome includes a window with the following:
- a CDS encoding Arc family DNA-binding protein, whose amino-acid sequence MEAAILKSEKAVKEKEKAKKQVLLRLSPSLWNELAAWAEDDFRSINGQIEYLLADCVKKRKK is encoded by the coding sequence ATGGAAGCTGCTATTTTAAAAAGTGAAAAGGCGGTAAAAGAAAAGGAGAAAGCGAAAAAGCAAGTGCTTCTCAGACTCTCTCCCAGTCTATGGAATGAATTAGCCGCCTGGGCAGAGGATGATTTCCGATCCATTAACGGACAAATCGAATATCTGCTCGCGGACTGTGTCAAAAAAAGAAAAAAATAA
- a CDS encoding SPFH domain-containing protein, whose protein sequence is MSMQNNNSINMIEEKEIVLKNGAVALISILCGLALSVLIIVAGCILLSMPMPILGGFLFILGMILLLALCISLAGLHVINPNEALVMTLFGKYYGTIKKEGFYFTNPFATGLNPTSTPTSANFIIATGATEVSAAAPRRKQISTKTMTLNNDKQKVNDILGNPVIIGAIVIWKVTDPTKAVFNVENYKSFLSIQCDSTIRNIARLYPYDTMEDDADEKTLRGSSQEIADSMKRELQERVLEAGLEIKEVRITHLSYSEEIAAAMLQRQQAVAIIAARQKIVEGAVSMVKMAIDQLSEEEIMVLDEERKAAMVSNLLVILCGNRDAQPIVNTGTIY, encoded by the coding sequence ATGAGTATGCAGAATAATAACAGCATTAACATGATCGAAGAAAAAGAAATTGTTCTAAAAAATGGAGCCGTTGCCCTTATATCCATACTATGCGGATTGGCTCTCTCTGTACTTATTATCGTTGCCGGATGCATTTTGCTTTCCATGCCGATGCCGATACTTGGCGGATTTTTATTCATTTTGGGAATGATATTACTTCTCGCTCTATGCATTTCGTTGGCAGGCTTACACGTCATAAATCCCAATGAAGCATTAGTCATGACTTTATTCGGTAAATATTATGGTACTATTAAGAAGGAAGGCTTCTATTTCACCAATCCTTTTGCTACAGGTCTCAATCCTACAAGCACACCTACTTCCGCTAATTTCATCATTGCCACCGGAGCGACCGAAGTATCCGCTGCCGCACCGCGCAGAAAGCAGATATCCACGAAGACGATGACTTTGAATAATGACAAACAGAAGGTAAATGATATCCTAGGCAATCCGGTTATTATCGGAGCCATCGTTATCTGGAAGGTTACTGATCCTACCAAAGCGGTATTCAATGTAGAAAATTACAAGTCTTTCCTATCCATTCAATGCGATTCTACCATCCGTAACATTGCAAGGCTCTATCCTTATGATACTATGGAAGACGATGCAGATGAGAAGACTTTAAGAGGCAGCAGCCAGGAAATTGCGGATTCCATGAAACGTGAATTGCAGGAGCGAGTATTAGAAGCGGGACTCGAAATCAAAGAAGTACGCATTACTCACCTATCCTATTCTGAGGAAATTGCCGCTGCAATGCTGCAAAGACAACAGGCTGTAGCGATTATAGCAGCTCGCCAGAAGATCGTAGAAGGTGCTGTCAGCATGGTTAAAATGGCTATCGATCAACTTAGCGAAGAAGAGATTATGGTTCTCGACGAAGAACGCAAGGCTGCTATGGTGAGCAACCTACTCGTAATCCTCTGTGGTAATAGAGATGCTCAACCCATCGTAAATACGGGCACTATTTATTAA
- a CDS encoding TIGR03943 family putative permease subunit has protein sequence MKKRQIIVLIAGILILSGCRIETSQAPPANNGGTQAVLSVEKESTPPAEPEPDSGSSAPAHGTLTIDSKNSDTIEIKEKMFIAQTNDIYLNVDDYLGKTIKYEGIFDQFTWEETGETYAYVIRYGPGCCGTDGNAGFEIMWDGDYPNKNDWVEVVGTLELYEENGYEYLRLQLSDLTVLPTRGAEYVSQ, from the coding sequence ATGAAAAAACGTCAAATCATAGTCTTAATTGCCGGCATACTCATCTTATCCGGCTGCCGCATAGAAACTTCCCAGGCTCCACCTGCCAATAACGGAGGTACACAAGCTGTCCTTTCCGTTGAAAAAGAAAGTACACCGCCCGCTGAGCCTGAGCCGGACTCCGGCAGCTCGGCACCCGCACACGGGACGCTTACTATCGATAGCAAGAACTCCGATACTATCGAAATAAAAGAAAAGATGTTCATCGCACAGACAAATGATATTTACTTAAATGTGGATGACTACTTAGGAAAAACCATTAAATATGAAGGAATTTTCGATCAGTTTACATGGGAAGAAACCGGCGAAACATATGCATATGTCATTCGCTACGGCCCGGGCTGCTGTGGTACGGATGGAAATGCGGGATTTGAAATCATGTGGGATGGCGATTATCCTAATAAGAATGATTGGGTAGAGGTCGTCGGAACATTAGAATTATATGAGGAAAATGGATATGAATACTTACGGCTCCAGCTATCTGACTTGACAGTTCTCCCTACAAGAGGCGCGGAATACGTATCTCAATAA
- a CDS encoding metal ABC transporter permease, whose amino-acid sequence MINILLEMFSYTFLVRAVIVGLLVALCAALLGVSLVLKRYSMIGDGLSHVGFGTLAIATALNVAPLTVSIPIVVLAAFLLLRISESSKIKGDAAIALISTGSLAIGAVVISMTTGMNTDVCNYLFGSILAMSKDDVKLSIILAIMVLILFVLFYNKIFAVTFDETFAKATGTNAGLYNMVIAFLTAITIVLGMRMMGAMLISSLIIFPALTSMRICKRFKTVTICSAIVSITCFFIGVVASYVYETPTGASVVIINIIALLLFWLINLLKGRISS is encoded by the coding sequence ATGATCAATATACTACTTGAAATGTTTTCTTATACATTCCTCGTCCGTGCTGTGATTGTAGGACTGTTAGTTGCCCTATGCGCTGCCCTGCTCGGTGTAAGCCTTGTACTTAAGAGGTATTCCATGATCGGCGATGGATTATCTCATGTAGGCTTCGGAACATTGGCCATTGCCACCGCTTTAAATGTAGCTCCCCTGACGGTTTCCATACCGATTGTAGTCTTAGCCGCCTTCCTGCTTCTGCGGATCAGCGAAAGCAGTAAGATCAAAGGCGATGCTGCTATCGCTTTAATCTCAACAGGTTCACTCGCCATAGGTGCAGTCGTTATCTCCATGACGACCGGAATGAATACCGATGTTTGCAACTACCTATTCGGCAGCATTCTCGCTATGAGCAAGGATGATGTGAAATTAAGTATTATTCTGGCCATTATGGTATTGATTCTATTCGTTCTCTTTTACAATAAGATCTTTGCAGTAACCTTTGATGAGACCTTTGCTAAGGCGACCGGAACGAACGCAGGCCTTTATAATATGGTAATCGCTTTTCTAACAGCAATTACCATTGTGCTCGGTATGAGAATGATGGGAGCTATGCTTATTTCAAGCCTTATTATCTTTCCTGCACTCACTTCCATGCGCATTTGCAAGCGGTTTAAGACCGTAACTATTTGCTCGGCAATCGTATCAATCACTTGTTTCTTTATCGGTGTGGTCGCTTCCTATGTATATGAAACACCTACAGGAGCCAGCGTTGTTATTATCAATATTATTGCCTTGCTTCTTTTTTGGCTGATAAATCTACTCAAGGGGAGGATAAGCTCATGA
- a CDS encoding metal ABC transporter ATP-binding protein, translated as MALITCQNAAFAYDGNIVVEGLNFTVNSGDYLCIVGENGSGKSTLIKGLLQLKQPYKGELSLNEELKANEIGYLPQQTAAQKDFPASVYEVVLSGRLSMRGILPFYTKKDKEAAEENLNRLGIQNLRNKCYRELSGGQQQRTLLARALCATQKILLLDEPVSGLDPIVTQELYTLIAKINEELGITIIMVSHDIHSAVKYAGNILHLKNEQVFFGTTEEYIQSNAGVDFLGGTQK; from the coding sequence ATGGCACTAATTACATGTCAAAACGCTGCATTCGCCTACGATGGCAATATCGTCGTTGAAGGATTGAATTTCACGGTGAATAGCGGAGATTATTTGTGTATTGTCGGAGAGAACGGTTCCGGCAAAAGTACGTTGATTAAGGGGCTGCTGCAATTAAAGCAGCCCTACAAAGGAGAATTATCTTTGAACGAGGAATTAAAGGCAAACGAAATCGGCTATTTACCCCAACAGACCGCTGCCCAGAAGGATTTTCCTGCCAGTGTATATGAAGTGGTTTTATCCGGCCGCCTCAGTATGCGTGGTATTCTTCCCTTCTATACAAAGAAGGATAAAGAGGCTGCCGAAGAAAATTTAAACCGGCTCGGTATACAGAACTTACGTAATAAATGCTACCGGGAGCTATCCGGCGGCCAACAGCAGCGGACTCTTCTGGCCAGAGCGCTCTGCGCTACACAAAAGATTCTTCTTCTGGATGAGCCTGTGTCGGGGCTCGACCCCATTGTGACACAGGAGCTATACACCCTTATTGCAAAAATAAATGAAGAACTCGGAATAACCATCATTATGGTATCTCATGACATTCACAGCGCCGTTAAATACGCCGGGAATATCTTACACTTGAAAAATGAACAGGTGTTTTTCGGCACAACCGAAGAATATATACAGTCTAATGCGGGAGTCGATTTTCTGGGAGGTACACAAAAATGA
- a CDS encoding metal ABC transporter substrate-binding protein, producing MKRILTIISILTAAAMFFTACSGRNTATISENESKKISVVATIFPQYDFIRQIAGDNVELSMLLPPGAESHSFDPTPQDIIRIQNSDMFIYVGGESDSWIDDILSSMDTSNMEIVSLMNLVDIVEEEIVEGMEDEHGHEHDDDSEHSDGDDHEHDDDGEHEEAAEQHDDSGHDDSEHEVEYDEHVWTSPRNAMIIVQSLSDMLCVLDPANASIYEQNTASYLEELENLDNTFKEAVSAGSRKTLVFGDRFPFRYFADAYGLDYFAAFPGCSTETEASASTVAFLIDKVKEENIPAVFHIEFSNEKMANTISEATGAEKLLLHSCHNITKDDFENGITYLELMTCNVDTLKEALQ from the coding sequence ATGAAGCGCATTTTAACAATTATTTCAATCCTTACGGCGGCAGCAATGTTTTTCACCGCTTGTTCCGGCCGCAATACAGCCACTATCAGTGAAAATGAGAGTAAAAAAATTAGTGTTGTTGCCACTATTTTCCCGCAATATGATTTTATCAGGCAGATCGCAGGGGACAACGTAGAATTATCCATGCTCCTGCCTCCCGGCGCCGAAAGCCATTCCTTTGACCCCACACCCCAGGACATCATCAGAATACAGAACAGTGATATGTTCATTTACGTAGGCGGTGAATCTGATTCCTGGATCGACGATATTTTAAGCTCCATGGATACAAGTAATATGGAAATTGTATCTCTCATGAATCTTGTCGATATCGTCGAAGAGGAAATCGTCGAAGGCATGGAGGATGAACATGGTCATGAACATGATGATGACAGCGAGCACAGCGATGGCGATGACCATGAACATGATGATGACGGCGAACATGAAGAAGCCGCTGAACAGCACGACGACAGTGGGCATGACGATAGCGAGCACGAAGTTGAATATGACGAACACGTCTGGACTTCCCCTCGAAATGCAATGATAATCGTACAGTCTTTATCCGATATGCTCTGTGTACTGGATCCTGCAAATGCTTCTATATATGAGCAAAACACTGCTTCTTATCTTGAAGAGCTGGAAAATCTGGATAATACATTCAAGGAAGCAGTGTCGGCAGGCAGTCGAAAAACTCTTGTATTTGGCGATCGTTTCCCATTCCGTTACTTCGCAGATGCGTATGGCCTTGATTATTTTGCGGCTTTTCCCGGTTGTTCTACAGAAACCGAAGCAAGCGCTTCTACGGTTGCCTTCCTTATCGACAAAGTAAAGGAGGAAAATATCCCTGCTGTATTTCATATTGAGTTTTCCAATGAGAAAATGGCCAACACCATTTCTGAAGCCACAGGCGCAGAAAAACTTCTCTTACATTCCTGCCATAACATTACAAAGGATGACTTTGAAAACGGCATTACTTATCTGGAATTAATGACATGCAATGTGGATACTTTGAAGGAGGCATTACAATGA
- the arcC gene encoding carbamate kinase, whose product MVINMKKKVVVSLGHQALGYTTLQQWDAVKVTAKALADLVEEGYQLTITHSNGPQVSMIHKAMTELRRVSTDYTPAPMCVCSAMSQGYVGFDIQNALRAELLSRGIPQTVSTILTQVTVDPYDEAFYEPTKRIGRYMSKEDADLELEKGNYVAWEEGKGFRRVVAAPKPIDIVEIEAIRLLAQAGQTVIACGGGGIPVIEQNHALQGASAVIEKDSIAGKLAEDLHADQLIILTTVPCIYKDFGTDRQQAISSLSIAEAKTYIEENQFGEGNMLPKIEAAIAYLSACPKGSALITSLEHVSDAIKGKAGTIITSISQ is encoded by the coding sequence ATGGTTATTAATATGAAGAAAAAAGTTGTGGTATCTCTCGGTCATCAAGCACTGGGTTATACAACGTTACAACAGTGGGATGCCGTAAAGGTAACGGCAAAAGCACTCGCTGACTTGGTGGAGGAAGGGTATCAGCTCACCATCACACACAGCAATGGACCTCAGGTCAGCATGATCCATAAGGCGATGACAGAACTTCGCCGGGTATCCACAGACTATACGCCGGCTCCTATGTGCGTATGCTCCGCCATGAGCCAGGGATATGTGGGCTTCGATATTCAGAATGCTCTGCGCGCTGAGCTTTTAAGCCGTGGTATTCCACAGACTGTCAGCACTATTTTGACTCAGGTCACTGTAGATCCTTATGATGAAGCATTCTATGAGCCTACGAAACGTATTGGCCGCTATATGTCCAAAGAGGATGCCGATCTCGAATTGGAGAAAGGCAATTATGTCGCTTGGGAAGAAGGAAAAGGCTTTCGCCGCGTAGTAGCAGCACCGAAGCCTATTGATATCGTAGAAATCGAAGCCATCCGTCTTCTTGCACAGGCAGGACAGACCGTAATCGCATGCGGAGGAGGCGGAATTCCCGTAATCGAACAAAACCACGCACTTCAGGGCGCATCTGCAGTTATTGAGAAAGACTCTATCGCAGGAAAGCTTGCGGAAGACTTGCATGCTGACCAATTGATTATTCTTACGACCGTTCCTTGTATCTATAAGGATTTCGGTACAGACCGCCAGCAGGCCATCTCTTCTCTTTCCATTGCGGAAGCAAAAACATACATCGAGGAAAATCAATTCGGAGAAGGAAATATGCTCCCCAAAATAGAGGCTGCTATTGCTTATCTGAGCGCATGCCCTAAAGGAAGTGCTCTCATTACATCCCTGGAACACGTTAGTGATGCAATAAAAGGGAAGGCCGGAACTATAATTACATCAATATCTCAATAA
- a CDS encoding sugar phosphate isomerase/epimerase family protein, which translates to MPTLTVENFGSTAFVPRASSAVYGNLHFCELRILHGVLLFYTFSATQWIFGNEPIIQSLQRLSRFGYDGIELAGEPDSINAEELSPLLTKYGLKCTSICGIFTEERDLSRALESIRSAADYAQERNIKFVIEAINRYETCLLSNLSLAHSFVKDLSHPTVGLMADCFHAGFEERNFLQKLRVIAPYLWHFHIADNTREAAGMGNTDFREILDTLKEINYSGSLTMEFLPPTADPYAAVRLDTEDSLMDDYAERSIHIIKSLLIN; encoded by the coding sequence TTGCCTACTCTCACGGTTGAAAACTTTGGCAGCACAGCTTTTGTTCCGCGCGCGAGCAGTGCCGTTTACGGCAATCTTCATTTCTGCGAGCTGCGCATCCTGCACGGAGTGCTTTTATTCTATACATTTAGCGCAACTCAATGGATCTTTGGAAATGAACCGATCATACAAAGCCTGCAAAGGCTTTCCCGTTTCGGCTATGATGGTATTGAACTCGCAGGAGAACCGGATAGCATTAACGCCGAGGAACTTTCCCCCCTTCTTACGAAATATGGATTAAAATGCACATCGATTTGCGGAATCTTTACAGAGGAAAGAGATTTAAGCAGGGCGCTTGAAAGCATACGTTCCGCTGCAGATTACGCGCAAGAAAGAAATATCAAATTCGTTATTGAAGCTATTAATCGTTATGAAACTTGCCTTCTTTCTAATCTTTCATTGGCTCACTCCTTCGTAAAAGACTTATCCCATCCTACCGTAGGACTTATGGCGGATTGCTTCCATGCCGGGTTTGAAGAACGAAATTTTCTGCAGAAGCTTAGGGTGATCGCTCCTTATCTCTGGCATTTTCATATTGCTGATAATACGAGAGAGGCTGCCGGAATGGGAAATACTGATTTCCGAGAGATTCTAGATACTTTAAAAGAAATTAACTACTCCGGAAGCTTAACTATGGAATTTCTCCCTCCCACCGCCGACCCTTATGCTGCTGTCCGCCTGGATACAGAGGATTCCCTGATGGATGATTATGCAGAACGCTCCATACATATAATAAAATCTCTTCTTATAAATTAA
- the cysK gene encoding cysteine synthase A, translating into MANIKNSATELIGGTPLLNVKGFAKFAGVENATLLAKLEYLNPAGSVKDRIALAMIEDAEKAGTLKEGATIIEPTSGNTGIGLASVAAARGYRAILTLPDTMSVERRNLLKAYGAELVLTEGAKGMKGAIAKAEELRDSIPGSIILGQFDNLANPAVHEATTGPEIWNDTDGQVDIFIAGVGTGGTITGAGKYLKSKKADIQIIAVEPEASPVLSGGNPGPHKIQGIGAGFVPSILNTEIYDEVIQVKNEDSFAAGKAIALKEGILVGISSGAVLHAAAQVAKRPENAGKNIVVLLPDSGDRYLSTPLFTEE; encoded by the coding sequence ATGGCGAATATTAAAAACAGCGCAACAGAATTAATCGGAGGGACGCCCTTACTGAATGTGAAGGGGTTCGCTAAGTTCGCAGGAGTAGAGAATGCGACTCTTTTAGCGAAGTTAGAATATCTTAATCCAGCAGGAAGCGTGAAGGATAGAATTGCACTTGCTATGATTGAAGATGCGGAAAAAGCAGGAACTTTAAAGGAAGGTGCAACGATCATTGAGCCTACCTCCGGCAATACAGGAATCGGCCTCGCATCCGTAGCGGCAGCAAGAGGATATAGAGCGATTCTTACACTTCCCGATACGATGAGCGTGGAGAGAAGAAACTTATTAAAAGCATACGGTGCAGAGCTCGTTCTTACAGAAGGCGCAAAAGGAATGAAAGGTGCGATTGCGAAAGCGGAAGAGTTGAGAGATTCTATTCCCGGTTCCATTATTCTCGGACAGTTCGATAATCTGGCGAATCCGGCAGTGCACGAAGCGACAACAGGACCTGAGATTTGGAATGATACGGACGGTCAGGTAGATATTTTCATCGCCGGAGTAGGAACAGGCGGAACCATTACGGGTGCAGGCAAATATTTAAAATCCAAGAAGGCTGATATACAGATTATTGCGGTAGAGCCGGAAGCATCTCCGGTACTTTCCGGAGGTAACCCTGGTCCTCATAAGATTCAAGGTATCGGAGCAGGATTCGTCCCATCTATATTAAATACAGAAATCTATGACGAAGTAATTCAGGTGAAAAATGAAGACTCTTTTGCGGCAGGCAAGGCAATCGCATTAAAAGAAGGAATCCTTGTAGGAATCTCTTCCGGTGCGGTACTTCACGCAGCGGCTCAGGTAGCAAAGAGACCGGAAAATGCTGGAAAGAATATCGTGGTATTGCTTCCGGACTCCGGAGACCGTTACCTTTCCACACCGTTATTTACGGAAGAATGA
- a CDS encoding methionine ABC transporter ATP-binding protein: METIIRVKDVGKTFVGKDNTVEALKGINLDINKGDIYGIIGMSGAGKSTLVRCLNFLEKPTTGTVMIEDKDLASLSEKDLRKERTQISMIFQHFNLLMQRTVLDNICFPLEITGKKKKEARERAKELLEIVGLSQKEKAYPAQLSGGQKQRVAIARALATNPKILLCDEATSALDPTTTKAILALLKDINKKYGITIVIITHEMAVVQEICTHVAIIDGGGLAESGTVEEVFTRPKTAAAKALVFQNGGKYTEMNGKRCIRIVFKDQSSFEPVISNMVLECKAPANILLADTKDIGGVAHGQMILQLPEDEIVAGKMIHYLKERKLEVEELDNYVG, from the coding sequence ATGGAGACTATCATACGGGTAAAAGATGTTGGTAAGACATTTGTCGGTAAAGATAATACGGTAGAAGCGCTGAAGGGTATCAATCTCGATATCAATAAAGGCGATATTTACGGAATTATCGGCATGAGCGGTGCGGGAAAAAGTACTTTAGTACGTTGTCTTAATTTTTTGGAGAAACCGACCACCGGTACGGTTATGATAGAAGATAAGGATTTGGCGTCCTTGTCGGAAAAGGATCTCCGTAAAGAGCGCACGCAGATATCTATGATTTTTCAGCATTTTAATTTGCTGATGCAAAGGACTGTGCTCGATAATATCTGCTTTCCTCTGGAAATTACAGGAAAAAAGAAAAAGGAAGCGAGAGAACGTGCGAAGGAATTGCTTGAGATTGTAGGACTTTCCCAGAAGGAAAAGGCTTACCCGGCTCAGTTATCCGGTGGTCAGAAGCAAAGAGTGGCGATTGCCAGAGCTCTTGCGACCAATCCGAAGATTCTTCTTTGCGATGAAGCGACCAGTGCTCTCGACCCGACGACGACGAAAGCGATTCTCGCACTTCTAAAAGATATTAACAAAAAGTATGGTATTACGATTGTCATTATTACCCATGAGATGGCAGTGGTACAGGAAATTTGTACACATGTAGCCATTATCGATGGCGGCGGGCTTGCGGAATCGGGAACGGTGGAGGAAGTATTCACCAGGCCGAAGACGGCAGCGGCCAAGGCGCTTGTATTCCAAAACGGCGGTAAGTACACCGAGATGAACGGCAAGCGTTGTATACGCATTGTATTCAAGGATCAGTCCTCCTTTGAGCCTGTGATTTCCAATATGGTATTGGAATGTAAAGCTCCGGCAAATATATTGCTGGCCGATACGAAAGATATCGGTGGGGTGGCACACGGACAGATGATATTACAGCTTCCAGAGGATGAAATCGTAGCAGGCAAGATGATTCATTATCTGAAGGAAAGAAAACTGGAAGTGGAGGAACTTGATAATTATGTGGGATAA
- a CDS encoding methionine ABC transporter permease, which produces MWDNATVMMLVKETGITLYMTLTSTLFAYVIGLPMGIFLVVTAKDGLRPNKLVYKTLDIIANVVRSVPFLILLMLLIPFTRFVVGKSYGATATIVPLTVAAAPFIARLVESSLLEVDKGVVEAAQSMGASTAYIVWKVLLGEARTSLIAGATIALGTILGYSAMAGAVGGGGLGDVAIRYGYYRYQADIMIVTVILLVILVQILQFIGTKLSRKLDKRISG; this is translated from the coding sequence ATGTGGGATAATGCAACAGTTATGATGCTTGTGAAAGAAACAGGAATTACCTTATATATGACGCTTACTTCGACCTTATTTGCCTATGTAATAGGACTCCCTATGGGGATATTCCTTGTTGTTACGGCAAAAGACGGACTTAGACCGAATAAACTCGTTTATAAAACTTTAGATATTATAGCTAACGTAGTACGAAGCGTTCCTTTTTTGATCTTGCTTATGCTTCTGATTCCCTTTACCAGATTCGTCGTAGGGAAGAGTTATGGGGCGACAGCGACGATTGTGCCTCTTACTGTGGCAGCAGCTCCATTTATCGCCAGACTGGTGGAATCCTCTTTATTGGAGGTGGATAAAGGAGTAGTCGAAGCAGCTCAAAGTATGGGAGCGAGTACGGCTTATATCGTATGGAAAGTACTCTTGGGGGAAGCGAGAACGTCGTTGATTGCAGGAGCGACTATCGCTCTTGGAACGATTTTAGGATATTCCGCTATGGCAGGAGCTGTCGGCGGCGGCGGTCTTGGTGATGTGGCAATTCGTTATGGATACTATCGTTACCAGGCAGATATTATGATAGTTACTGTTATTTTGCTTGTTATACTTGTTCAGATTCTGCAGTTTATCGGAACGAAACTATCCAGGAAGCTGGATAAGCGAATTAGCGGATAA